A genomic stretch from Garciella nitratireducens DSM 15102 includes:
- a CDS encoding DHHA2 domain-containing protein encodes MFKERTSIEGQSVEEIFNKDYKCFEIEGQTIGVVQVFTMDIEQVFARKEKFLEYMKMTHDNKNHFLTLLLITDILKKGSYLLYQYNLLNFVSMVFGVDNQQGVFIKGIVSRKK; translated from the coding sequence ATGTTTAAAGAAAGAACTTCTATAGAAGGACAGAGTGTAGAAGAAATTTTTAACAAGGATTATAAATGCTTTGAAATAGAGGGACAAACTATTGGAGTAGTACAAGTTTTTACTATGGATATTGAACAAGTGTTTGCTAGAAAAGAGAAATTTTTAGAATATATGAAAATGACACATGATAATAAGAATCATTTTTTGACTTTATTGTTAATTACTGATATCCTAAAAAAAGGTTCTTATCTCTTATATCAATACAATCTTTTAAACTTTGTTTCAATGGTTTTTGGAGTAGACAATCAACAAGGAGTATTTATAAAGGGTATAGTATCTAGAAAAAAATAA
- a CDS encoding histidinol-phosphatase HisJ family protein translates to MYYDYHVHSNFSTDCSIEMEDMVKNAIDTGLKEITFTDHYDQDYKDNTIVFDLDIESYNKELDRLKEKYASEIRIKKGIELGVQPHILKNLKNFVSNYDFDFIIASMHTCNQRDLHVGDFFSNQSPIESYRKYYEELYFCGKHFEEFNVIGHLDLPKRYSNHTPPQKAELFFDILEELFKELIHRGKGIEINTSGLHSPCNESLPSKQILKLYRSLGGEIITLGSDSHYPEHLGYGFMQICEMLKNLGFRYITTFEKQKPTFIKIP, encoded by the coding sequence ATGTATTATGATTATCATGTACATAGTAATTTTTCTACCGATTGTTCTATTGAAATGGAAGATATGGTAAAAAACGCTATTGATACAGGATTAAAAGAAATAACTTTTACCGATCATTATGATCAAGATTATAAGGACAACACTATAGTCTTTGATCTTGATATAGAAAGTTATAATAAAGAACTGGATCGCCTCAAAGAAAAATATGCTTCTGAAATTAGAATAAAAAAAGGAATTGAATTAGGCGTCCAACCTCATATTCTTAAAAACTTAAAAAATTTTGTATCCAATTATGATTTTGATTTTATTATTGCTTCTATGCACACTTGCAATCAAAGAGATTTACACGTTGGAGATTTCTTTAGCAATCAATCCCCTATAGAAAGCTATAGAAAATACTATGAAGAGCTTTATTTTTGTGGAAAGCATTTTGAAGAATTTAATGTAATAGGTCATTTAGATTTGCCAAAAAGATATTCTAATCATACTCCACCTCAGAAAGCAGAACTATTTTTTGATATTTTAGAAGAACTTTTTAAAGAGTTAATTCATCGAGGAAAAGGAATAGAAATCAACACTTCGGGATTGCATTCTCCTTGTAATGAATCACTTCCTTCTAAGCAAATATTAAAATTATATAGATCACTAGGAGGAGAAATCATTACCTTAGGATCAGATTCTCACTATCCAGAACATCTGGGTTATGGTTTCATGCAAATCTGTGAAATGCTAAAAAATCTTGGATTTCGATATATTACTACTTTTGAAAAGCAAAAACCTACTTTTATAAAAATTCCCTAA
- a CDS encoding tRNA threonylcarbamoyladenosine dehydratase: MLHAFSRTEMLIGTENLNKLKKSRVAVFGIGGVGTFVVEGLIRSAVGSFVLVDNDDICVTNINRQIHATTKTIGKSKVEVMKQRILEINPEAQVEIFHELYNKDSAEKILSKQYSYVVDAIDTVSAKLDLVERCYKMGIPIISSMGAGNKLNPTMLEVADIYETSVCPLARVIRTELRKRKIPKLKVVYSKEKPLIPLKIDEKHNINCTCFNKDKNCMDKRQIPGSVSFVPSVAGLIIASEVVKDLIKK; the protein is encoded by the coding sequence ATGTTACATGCTTTTTCAAGAACGGAAATGTTGATTGGAACAGAAAATTTAAATAAATTAAAAAAGAGTAGAGTAGCAGTGTTTGGAATTGGAGGAGTAGGTACTTTTGTGGTAGAAGGACTTATACGCTCAGCAGTAGGATCCTTTGTATTAGTAGATAATGATGATATTTGTGTTACCAATATTAATAGGCAAATCCATGCAACAACAAAAACCATTGGAAAATCTAAGGTGGAAGTAATGAAACAACGGATCTTAGAAATTAATCCAGAAGCACAAGTAGAGATATTTCATGAATTATATAATAAAGATAGTGCTGAGAAGATATTATCTAAACAGTATTCCTATGTAGTAGATGCTATTGATACGGTATCAGCGAAATTGGACTTAGTGGAAAGATGTTATAAAATGGGGATTCCAATTATTTCTAGTATGGGAGCTGGAAATAAATTAAATCCTACGATGTTAGAAGTAGCAGATATTTATGAAACTTCAGTATGTCCTTTAGCTAGAGTTATACGCACAGAACTTCGAAAAAGAAAGATTCCTAAATTAAAGGTGGTATATTCAAAAGAAAAACCTCTCATACCTTTAAAAATAGATGAAAAGCACAATATTAATTGTACTTGCTTTAATAAAGATAAAAACTGTATGGATAAAAGACAAATTCCAGGAAGTGTTTCTTTTGTTCCTTCTGTTGCAGGATTAATTATTGCCTCAGAAGTGGTAAAAGACTTGATCAAGAAATAA
- a CDS encoding alpha/beta-type small acid-soluble spore protein, translating to MANRNNRVVVPEARKALDNFKVEVANELGIANYDQLDKGNLTSRQNGYVGGNMVKKMIEEYERGLSNK from the coding sequence ATGGCCAATAGAAATAATAGAGTTGTAGTTCCTGAAGCTAGAAAAGCTCTAGACAATTTTAAAGTAGAAGTAGCCAACGAACTTGGAATTGCTAACTATGACCAACTAGATAAAGGGAACTTAACATCCCGACAAAATGGTTATGTTGGTGGAAATATGGTAAAAAAAATGATTGAAGAATATGAAAGAGGATTAAGCAATAAATAG
- a CDS encoding DHH family phosphoesterase — MVNEDILQFKEEDYLEDVQEEILNENHTNYPIVNQKGIYLGMMNKKHLLYPNKKKVILVDHNEYSQSAKDLDQAEILEIIDYYKIGDISITLPIYFRNMPVGSICIIIYNML; from the coding sequence ATGGTAAATGAAGATATTCTTCAATTTAAAGAAGAGGACTATTTGGAAGATGTTCAAGAAGAAATCTTAAATGAAAATCATACAAATTATCCGATTGTAAATCAAAAAGGCATCTATTTAGGCATGATGAATAAAAAACATTTGCTTTATCCAAATAAGAAAAAAGTAATATTAGTAGATCATAATGAATATTCTCAAAGTGCAAAAGATCTTGATCAAGCGGAGATTTTAGAAATTATTGATTATTATAAAATAGGAGATATTTCTATTACTTTACCCATTTATTTTCGAAATATGCCAGTAGGAAGTATTTGTATTATTATTTATAATATGTTATAA
- the cobO gene encoding cob(I)yrinic acid a,c-diamide adenosyltransferase, protein MKKGYVHVYTGNGKGKTTAALGLSLRAICAGKKVFFGQFVKGMDYSELKAVEYLPHFTIQQFGRDCFIFHDPTEKDIEIAKDALKKMGEILAKGEYDLVVMDEVNIALYYHLFSVEDVLKIIDGRAEHVEVVCTGRNAPQELIDRADLVTEMKEIKHYYTQGVQAREGIEK, encoded by the coding sequence ATGAAAAAAGGGTATGTTCATGTTTATACTGGGAATGGAAAGGGAAAAACGACAGCAGCTTTGGGCCTTTCTCTTCGGGCTATTTGTGCAGGGAAAAAAGTTTTTTTTGGACAATTTGTAAAAGGGATGGATTATAGTGAATTAAAGGCAGTAGAGTATCTTCCCCATTTTACAATTCAACAATTTGGAAGAGATTGTTTTATCTTTCATGATCCTACAGAGAAGGATATAGAGATTGCAAAAGATGCATTGAAGAAAATGGGAGAAATTTTAGCCAAAGGGGAATATGATTTAGTAGTAATGGATGAAGTGAATATTGCTTTATACTATCATCTTTTTAGTGTAGAAGATGTATTAAAGATCATTGATGGACGTGCTGAGCATGTAGAGGTGGTATGTACTGGTCGAAATGCTCCTCAAGAATTAATCGATAGAGCCGACTTAGTAACTGAAATGAAAGAAATTAAGCATTATTATACTCAAGGGGTTCAAGCAAGAGAAGGAATCGAGAAATAA
- a CDS encoding NlpC/P60 family protein, with amino-acid sequence MKKQIQKTKEYLKGLDNWKKTIAIFSIIVIITIIGFRTYQNSFSYQVTLNGKNLGIVREVHIAENALEAVKKEIAKEYGKEAHFKSSLTFKKVRVPQEKLFDQEKVEEGIFQNIEVYKPAAVIVVNGKDQISLNSIKEAEEILDKMKEPYKIKQEKNSNTKLVAISFQQEVEVVSKDVLVENILSKEQGMKKLSQNSQQTKNYQVAQGDSAWDISRSFHMGIRTLEEANPGKDIEQLKPGETIHLSIEKPLLDVVTIIEKIDKKELDFKVKEKEDSSLYIGESKVEQEGKKGEKEITKKVVLVNGTPKKEEILQEVITIDPQDKIIKKGIKQRSIVRQSTPMRQSTPTRMSRSATTSRNSIPTYNGSVGSSIVATAKQYIGVPYQSGGASPSGFDCSGFTKYVYGQYGISLPRTSSGQASAGGYVSYSNLKPGDLVVFSGHVGIYIGGNSFIHSPSPGKSIRIDSLNNSYWAPRFICGRRVY; translated from the coding sequence ATGAAAAAACAGATTCAAAAAACAAAAGAGTATTTAAAAGGATTAGATAATTGGAAAAAAACGATTGCAATTTTTTCAATTATTGTAATTATTACTATTATTGGATTTAGAACATATCAAAATAGCTTTTCCTATCAAGTAACACTTAATGGGAAAAATCTAGGGATAGTAAGAGAAGTACATATTGCAGAGAACGCATTAGAAGCAGTTAAAAAAGAAATAGCAAAGGAATATGGGAAAGAGGCTCATTTTAAAAGTAGTTTAACTTTTAAAAAAGTGCGAGTGCCTCAGGAAAAACTTTTTGATCAAGAAAAAGTAGAAGAGGGCATTTTTCAAAATATAGAAGTTTATAAACCTGCTGCTGTTATTGTTGTAAACGGCAAAGACCAAATTTCCCTAAACTCTATCAAAGAAGCTGAAGAAATATTAGATAAAATGAAAGAGCCATATAAAATAAAACAAGAAAAAAATAGTAATACAAAGCTAGTAGCGATTAGCTTCCAACAAGAGGTAGAAGTTGTATCCAAAGATGTTTTAGTAGAAAATATATTATCAAAGGAACAAGGAATGAAAAAGCTTTCTCAAAACAGTCAACAAACTAAAAATTACCAAGTAGCGCAAGGAGATTCAGCTTGGGATATTTCCCGTTCTTTTCATATGGGAATTCGCACTTTAGAAGAAGCAAATCCTGGAAAAGATATAGAACAATTAAAACCAGGAGAAACGATTCACTTATCTATTGAAAAACCTCTTTTAGATGTTGTTACTATAATAGAAAAAATAGATAAAAAAGAGTTGGATTTCAAAGTAAAAGAAAAAGAAGATTCTTCTTTGTATATAGGGGAAAGTAAAGTAGAGCAAGAGGGAAAAAAGGGAGAAAAAGAAATTACTAAAAAAGTTGTTTTAGTAAATGGAACGCCTAAAAAAGAGGAAATTCTTCAAGAAGTTATTACCATAGATCCACAAGATAAAATTATAAAAAAGGGGATAAAACAACGTTCGATTGTGAGACAATCTACCCCAATGAGACAATCTACCCCAACAAGAATGTCAAGATCGGCGACAACTTCAAGAAATTCTATACCTACATATAATGGTAGTGTAGGTTCTTCTATTGTAGCTACTGCTAAACAATATATTGGGGTACCTTATCAATCTGGAGGAGCATCTCCTTCTGGATTTGATTGCTCAGGATTCACAAAATATGTTTATGGGCAATATGGAATTTCTTTACCTCGTACTAGTAGTGGACAAGCGAGTGCAGGTGGATATGTATCTTATAGCAATCTAAAACCAGGAGATCTTGTAGTATTTTCTGGACATGTAGGAATTTATATAGGAGGAAATAGTTTCATCCATTCTCCAAGTCCTGGAAAAAGTATAAGGATTGATTCTTTAAATAACTCTTATTGGGCTCCAAGGTTTATATGTGGAAGAAGAGTATATTAA
- a CDS encoding 2-hydroxyacid dehydrogenase has product MKIVLLEPLAIHQKKLKELSSKLIAMGHEFVAYDTVETDENLLKERVKEADILIIANHPLSGEVIRYAQNLKYISIAFTGYDHVDLEACEEKNIHVSNAQGYATEAVAELTIAMIISLLRNVIVCNEVVRKGGTKEGFVGKELFGKTVGIIGTGAIGLRTAQLLKVFGCKLLGFSRSESLRAKELGIEYVGLEELLSNSDIVSLHLPLNKKTQGLLSKEKIALMKKDALLINTARGAIVDNQALAEALNKGQIAGAGIDVFETEPPFSDHPLFHAPNTLLTPHVAFATEESMIKRANIVFDNVYSWIQGEQKNKVI; this is encoded by the coding sequence GTGAAAATTGTACTTTTAGAGCCTTTGGCAATTCATCAAAAGAAATTAAAAGAATTGTCTTCTAAATTAATTGCTATGGGTCATGAGTTTGTAGCTTATGATACTGTAGAAACGGACGAGAATCTTTTGAAAGAAAGAGTCAAAGAAGCAGATATTTTGATTATTGCAAATCATCCTTTAAGTGGAGAAGTAATACGATATGCTCAGAATTTAAAATACATTTCCATTGCCTTTACAGGATATGATCATGTCGATTTAGAAGCATGCGAGGAAAAAAATATTCATGTTTCTAATGCTCAAGGTTATGCTACGGAGGCGGTAGCAGAACTTACCATTGCTATGATTATTTCTTTACTTCGAAATGTAATTGTTTGCAATGAAGTAGTGAGAAAAGGTGGAACGAAAGAAGGTTTTGTAGGGAAGGAGTTATTTGGGAAAACCGTTGGTATTATAGGTACCGGTGCGATCGGTCTTAGAACTGCACAACTGTTAAAAGTATTTGGATGTAAGCTTTTAGGTTTTAGTCGTTCTGAATCTTTAAGGGCAAAGGAGTTAGGAATTGAATATGTAGGTTTAGAAGAACTTTTATCTAATAGTGATATTGTATCTCTTCATTTGCCACTAAATAAAAAAACGCAAGGACTTTTATCAAAAGAAAAAATTGCTTTAATGAAAAAAGATGCTTTGCTTATTAATACAGCAAGGGGAGCAATTGTCGATAATCAAGCTTTAGCAGAGGCTTTAAATAAAGGACAAATTGCTGGAGCAGGAATAGATGTTTTTGAAACTGAACCTCCATTTTCTGATCATCCATTATTTCATGCCCCAAATACTCTTTTAACTCCTCATGTAGCCTTTGCAACAGAAGAGTCTATGATAAAAAGAGCAAATATTGTATTTGATAATGTGTATTCATGGATACAAGGAGAACAAAAAAATAAAGTAATTTAA
- a CDS encoding iron-containing alcohol dehydrogenase, with translation MQNFIFQSPTKFIFGKETEYKVGKEVKRYTNKVLFHYGGGSIKKSGLYDRVVKSLQEEGIEFVELSGVQPNPRLSMVRKGIQICKKEEIFFILAVGGGSVIDSAKAIAAGMCYAGDVWDLFEGKAKLSQALPIGVILTLPATGSEASNSTVITNEEGWYKKGYHSDLIRPKFAIMNPELTFTLPSYQTASGVSDIMAHVMERYFTNEPNVDFTDRLCEATLKCMIKNLPIALKNPKDYAARAEIMWAGTIAHNGLLGTGRVEDWASHKIEHELSAIYDVTHGAGLAVIFPAWMKYVYKNNIGKFAQFAVRVWDIEPDFDDLEGTILKAIQKTKNFFQQCGCPTTLKELNIPEDRLEEMSEKCTQKGPIGGLVKLYKEDVLNIYHLAQ, from the coding sequence ATGCAAAACTTTATTTTTCAAAGCCCAACAAAATTTATATTTGGAAAAGAAACAGAGTACAAAGTAGGAAAGGAAGTCAAAAGATATACCAATAAAGTTTTATTCCATTATGGGGGAGGAAGTATTAAAAAAAGTGGTTTATACGATAGAGTAGTAAAATCTCTTCAGGAAGAAGGCATTGAATTTGTTGAACTTTCAGGGGTACAGCCTAATCCAAGATTAAGTATGGTAAGAAAAGGAATACAGATTTGCAAAAAGGAAGAGATTTTTTTTATTTTAGCTGTTGGGGGCGGTAGTGTCATTGATTCAGCGAAGGCAATTGCAGCAGGCATGTGTTATGCAGGAGATGTTTGGGATTTGTTTGAAGGAAAAGCAAAGCTCTCACAAGCTTTGCCTATAGGAGTTATTCTAACATTGCCTGCTACAGGAAGTGAGGCAAGTAATTCTACAGTTATTACCAATGAAGAAGGATGGTATAAAAAAGGATATCATAGTGATTTGATAAGACCTAAATTTGCTATTATGAATCCTGAGTTGACCTTTACTTTACCTTCTTACCAAACAGCATCTGGAGTATCTGATATCATGGCTCATGTAATGGAACGATATTTTACCAACGAACCGAATGTTGATTTTACTGATCGACTTTGTGAGGCAACGTTGAAATGTATGATAAAAAATCTTCCCATTGCTTTAAAAAACCCAAAAGATTATGCTGCTCGTGCTGAAATCATGTGGGCAGGTACCATAGCTCATAATGGTTTGCTAGGAACTGGTAGAGTTGAAGATTGGGCCTCTCATAAAATAGAACACGAATTGAGCGCTATTTATGATGTGACTCATGGGGCGGGATTAGCAGTAATATTTCCAGCTTGGATGAAATATGTGTATAAAAATAATATAGGAAAATTTGCTCAATTTGCAGTACGAGTTTGGGATATAGAACCTGATTTTGATGATTTAGAAGGTACTATTCTAAAAGCTATTCAAAAAACCAAAAACTTTTTTCAACAATGTGGGTGTCCAACAACATTGAAAGAATTAAATATTCCAGAGGATAGATTAGAAGAAATGTCTGAAAAATGTACTCAAAAAGGTCCCATAGGGGGATTGGTAAAATTATATAAAGAAGATGTACTCAATATTTATCATTTAGCTCAATAA
- the hisZ gene encoding ATP phosphoribosyltransferase regulatory subunit produces the protein MNVKKFMPNGVEDVHFNEFQQKEDMIQKIQKLFKSFGYRQILTPTFEYYDLFYGIQGTVDLDNMIKIIDENGKILVLRPDVTTPIARMVATNYHSYTGYLKFSYVTNIFRMNHGRADIKKEFTQAGVEYLGNNKVEADGEIIALAIKSLLSCGVKNFKLDVGQINFFKGLLKEFSLAPFEEKNIRNLIERKNLPELKKVLEKIKGKQKLKDAILSIPYLYGCPKEVLKSAEKYIFNEQMEEALKNISEICYVLTDYGYKNYIDLDLGLVNRLDYYTGIVFQGYLLNYGKEILSGGRYDHLTQQYGYERPATGFGLNIDELLKAIHKDESVPNYKCCSDYLIIYPSEYRKRGLYLADRLREKRFIVETDVYTQKILSMIEDIQYKNIKKIIQIKEDNEIEIYSLNTKKMEKTTIEKLLN, from the coding sequence ATGAATGTTAAAAAATTTATGCCTAATGGAGTAGAAGATGTTCATTTTAATGAATTTCAGCAAAAAGAAGATATGATTCAAAAAATTCAAAAGTTATTTAAAAGTTTTGGATATCGACAGATTTTAACTCCTACTTTTGAATATTATGATTTATTTTATGGAATACAGGGAACAGTGGATCTAGACAATATGATTAAAATTATTGATGAAAATGGTAAGATCTTGGTATTGAGACCAGATGTGACAACTCCTATTGCAAGAATGGTAGCTACCAATTATCATTCTTATACTGGATATTTAAAGTTTTCTTATGTTACTAATATATTTCGTATGAATCATGGGAGAGCAGATATAAAAAAAGAATTTACTCAGGCAGGAGTAGAGTATTTAGGAAATAATAAGGTAGAAGCAGACGGGGAAATTATTGCTTTAGCTATTAAGAGTTTATTGAGCTGTGGAGTGAAAAATTTTAAATTGGATGTTGGGCAAATAAATTTTTTTAAAGGACTTTTAAAAGAATTCTCTCTTGCACCTTTTGAGGAAAAAAATATTCGAAATTTGATAGAGAGAAAAAATTTACCAGAATTGAAAAAAGTACTGGAGAAAATTAAAGGAAAACAAAAATTGAAAGACGCTATATTGTCCATTCCTTATCTTTACGGTTGCCCAAAAGAAGTTTTAAAAAGTGCTGAAAAATATATTTTTAATGAACAAATGGAAGAGGCTTTAAAAAACATATCCGAAATTTGCTATGTTTTAACAGATTATGGATACAAAAACTATATTGATTTAGATTTAGGATTGGTAAATCGTCTAGATTATTATACTGGGATTGTTTTTCAAGGATATCTTTTAAATTATGGAAAAGAGATATTAAGTGGAGGGAGATATGATCACTTAACCCAACAATACGGATATGAAAGACCTGCAACGGGTTTTGGATTAAATATAGATGAGCTTTTAAAAGCCATTCATAAAGATGAAAGTGTCCCTAATTACAAATGCTGCTCTGATTATCTCATTATATATCCATCAGAATATAGAAAAAGGGGACTTTATTTGGCTGATCGGTTAAGAGAAAAGAGATTTATAGTGGAAACAGATGTTTATACACAAAAGATTTTATCTATGATAGAAGATATTCAATATAAAAATATAAAGAAAATTATTCAAATAAAAGAGGATAATGAAATAGAGATTTATTCTTTAAATACAAAAAAAATGGAAAAAACAACCATAGAAAAGTTGTTGAATTAA